One genomic region from Lysobacterales bacterium encodes:
- a CDS encoding CTP synthase — MTPLIFVTGGVVSSLGKGIASAALAAILESRGLRVTLMKLDPYINVDPGTMSPFQHGEVYVTDDGAETDLDLGHYERFVRTRLGRMNSITTGRIYENVIRKERRGDYLGATVQVIPHITDEIKRCIDAATAGFDVGLVEIGGTVGDIESLPFLEAIRQIRSERGPDKALFMHLTLVPYIAAAGELKTKPTQHSVKELRSIGIQPDVLLCRCEQPLPEGERRKIALFTNVPEKAVISAIDVANIFSIVPWLHEQQLDELVVRQLHLPAKRAAELGDWMEVIDAVDHPVDEVTVAVVGKYVDHQDAYKSVGEALKHGGLRQRTRVRLKWIESEEVEREGPSVLDGVDAILVPGGFGDRGFEGKVRTVQHARERGIPYFGICYGMQAAVVDFARNVAGLSGANTTENDRSVAHPVIGLITEWRTSTGEVERRTEASDLGGTMRLGLQDCRLKPNTRARELYGKDVIAERHRHRYEFNNYYRTQLEDAGLVVAGKSMDDLLVEIVELPRDTHPWFVACQFHPEFTSTPRDGHPLFIGFIRAARDYKAAAAKEASA, encoded by the coding sequence ATGACTCCCCTGATCTTCGTCACCGGTGGCGTGGTGTCCTCGCTTGGCAAGGGCATCGCATCGGCCGCACTCGCGGCCATTCTCGAATCGCGCGGTCTGCGCGTGACGCTCATGAAGCTGGATCCGTACATCAACGTCGATCCCGGCACGATGAGCCCCTTCCAGCACGGCGAGGTCTACGTCACCGACGACGGCGCCGAAACCGACCTCGACCTCGGCCACTACGAGCGCTTCGTGCGCACGCGGCTCGGCCGCATGAACAGCATCACCACCGGTCGCATCTACGAGAACGTCATCCGCAAAGAGCGCCGCGGCGACTATCTCGGCGCGACGGTGCAGGTGATCCCGCACATCACCGATGAGATCAAGCGTTGCATCGACGCCGCGACCGCGGGCTTCGATGTCGGCCTGGTCGAGATCGGCGGCACGGTCGGCGACATCGAGTCACTGCCGTTTCTTGAGGCCATCCGCCAGATCCGCAGCGAGCGCGGGCCGGACAAGGCCCTGTTCATGCACCTCACGCTGGTGCCCTACATCGCCGCCGCCGGCGAGCTGAAGACCAAGCCGACCCAGCATTCGGTGAAGGAGCTGCGCAGCATTGGCATCCAGCCCGATGTGCTGTTGTGCCGCTGCGAGCAGCCGCTGCCCGAGGGCGAGCGTCGCAAGATCGCCCTGTTCACCAACGTGCCCGAGAAGGCGGTGATCTCGGCGATCGACGTCGCCAACATCTTCAGCATCGTGCCCTGGCTGCACGAGCAGCAGCTCGACGAGCTGGTGGTGCGCCAGCTGCACCTGCCGGCCAAGCGCGCGGCCGAGCTGGGCGACTGGATGGAAGTGATCGATGCGGTCGACCATCCCGTGGATGAAGTCACCGTCGCCGTGGTCGGCAAGTACGTCGATCATCAGGACGCCTACAAGTCGGTGGGCGAGGCGCTGAAGCACGGTGGTCTGCGCCAGCGCACGCGCGTGCGGCTGAAGTGGATCGAGTCGGAGGAGGTCGAGCGCGAAGGTCCGTCGGTGCTCGACGGCGTCGACGCCATCCTGGTGCCCGGCGGCTTCGGCGATCGCGGCTTCGAGGGCAAGGTGCGCACCGTGCAGCATGCGCGCGAGCGGGGCATCCCGTATTTCGGCATCTGCTACGGCATGCAGGCGGCGGTGGTGGATTTCGCCCGCAACGTGGCGGGCCTGAGCGGGGCCAACACCACCGAGAACGATCGCAGCGTCGCGCATCCGGTGATCGGCCTGATCACCGAGTGGCGCACCTCGACCGGCGAAGTCGAGCGTCGCACCGAAGCCTCCGACCTCGGCGGCACCATGCGCCTCGGCCTGCAGGACTGCCGGCTCAAGCCGAATACCCGTGCGCGCGAGCTCTATGGCAAAGACGTCATCGCCGAGCGCCACCGTCACCGCTACGAGTTCAACAACTACTACCGCACCCAGCTGGAGGACGCGGGCCTGGTGGTCGCCGGCAAATCGATGGACGACCTGCTGGTCGAGATCGTCGAGCTGCCGCGCGACACGCATCCGTGGTTCGTGGCCTGCCAGTTCCATCCCGAGTTCACTTCGACCCCGCGCGACGGCCATCCGCTGTTCATCGGCTTCATCCGCGCCGCGCGCGACTACAAGGCCGCTGCCGCGAAGGAGGCCAGCGCATGA
- the kdsA gene encoding 3-deoxy-8-phosphooctulonate synthase produces MNLCGFEVGLDKPLFLIAGPCVIESLQLQIDTAGTLKEITYKLGVPFIFKSSFDKANRTSATSFRGPGMEEGLKVLAEVKRQLGVPVLTDVHEYTPMDEVASVVDVLQTPAFLCRQTDFIQKVARAGKPVNIKKGQFLSPWEMKHVTDKALATGNTQIMACERGVSFGYNNLVSDMRSLSVMRDTGCPVVFDATHSVQLPGGAGGKSGGQREFVPVLSRAAVAVGIAGLFAETHPDPEKALSDGPNAWPLGRMAELLESLVELDRVVKKRPFIEMG; encoded by the coding sequence ATGAATCTCTGCGGGTTTGAAGTCGGCCTCGACAAGCCGCTGTTCCTGATCGCCGGGCCCTGCGTGATCGAGTCCCTGCAGCTGCAAATCGACACCGCCGGCACGCTCAAGGAAATCACCTACAAGCTCGGAGTGCCCTTCATCTTCAAGTCGAGCTTCGACAAGGCCAACCGCACCTCGGCCACCAGCTTCCGCGGCCCGGGCATGGAAGAAGGTCTGAAGGTGCTGGCGGAAGTGAAACGCCAGCTCGGCGTGCCGGTGCTGACCGACGTGCACGAGTACACGCCGATGGACGAGGTCGCCAGCGTGGTCGACGTGCTGCAGACGCCGGCCTTCCTGTGCCGGCAGACCGACTTCATCCAGAAGGTCGCGCGCGCCGGCAAGCCGGTGAACATCAAGAAGGGCCAGTTCCTCTCGCCCTGGGAGATGAAGCACGTCACCGACAAGGCGCTGGCCACCGGCAACACCCAGATCATGGCCTGCGAGCGCGGGGTGAGCTTCGGCTACAACAATCTCGTCAGCGACATGCGCAGTCTGAGCGTGATGCGCGACACCGGTTGCCCGGTGGTGTTCGACGCCACCCATTCGGTGCAGCTGCCCGGCGGCGCCGGCGGCAAGAGCGGCGGCCAGCGCGAGTTCGTGCCGGTGCTGTCGCGCGCCGCGGTCGCCGTGGGCATCGCCGGCCTGTTCGCCGAGACGCATCCCGATCCTGAGAAGGCGCTGTCCGACGGCCCCAACGCCTGGCCGCTGGGCCGCATGGCCGAGCTGCTCGAAAGCCTGGTCGAGCTCGACCGGGTTGTGAAGAAGCGGCCGTTTATCGAGATGGGCTGA